Below is a genomic region from Brassica rapa cultivar Chiifu-401-42 chromosome A08, CAAS_Brap_v3.01, whole genome shotgun sequence.
CTCAAAACATTAAGGAGTCATATGTGTATTACTATTATGCAGAAAACATAGAAATACAATAGTACAATTCGTATAATAACTAAAGTAATCATGTCAAAATGCAGAATTTGTTTAGCCTCTCCCGAAAACCCGAGGCTTTGAGTGTGTATACAgaacataaaacaaaagaaacttgAATTCATCACGAAGCACAAAGTGTGTAGAACACAACAGCTATGAACTCTATGAAGCTGGAAACTGAATAACATGAAATTCAAGAGATTCCACCAACAAAAAACTTCAAGCTTTCACAAGCTATTTTATGAGGAAAGTAAAAACGCAGGAGATGAAGTTATAAGTAAAAAGCTAAAGCAAATGAATCAGATCTTCAATTGCAATGCTCCTGCGCTTTCTAAGCAGGAGTCGAAGGAGCATCGGGTTTCGTATCCAGCCCAAGTTCCTCCTCAAGTTTCTTCCACGCATTCAAGAAACTCGGAGGGAACTTCTTCTTCACCGTCCTAATCAACCCTTTAGCGTCATTCACCTTCTTGTTCCTCACCAACCCAACAGCCAAATGCTGCAAAGTATTAAAATCCGGAATCTTGTTCATACCCACACTCTTCTTAAAGATCGCATACCCTTGCTCATACAAACCACTGTCACACAAATGAAACACCAACGTCCTAAACGTAGCCGCGTTAGGAGCACACCTGTTTCTCTTAAGCCCTTCAAACACTTTCTTAGCCTCATCCAACATCCCCTTCTCGCAATACGCCGTCATAAGATAGTTGTAACTAATCGTATCAGGCTTCAAGCCCTTAACACTCATCTCCTCAATCAACTCCCATACTCTCTCAGGACCCTCTTTCTGAGCATTCATTAAACGAACGTTATACGCTGCACTATCAAATTCAATTCCTTTCTTAACCATCTCGTTCCACAAGCTCTCTGCTAACTCAACTTTACCATTCTTATACAAAGAACCTAAGATCGTAGTGAAAGCAATGGTGGTAACCTCCATGTTTCGTTTACCTTCCATCTCTCTCATAATCTCGATAGCTTTCTCCGGCGAGCCAGCGTCGCAATACGACTTAATCAATATCCCGTAAGAGACTCTATCGGGGACGATGGTGCTATACCTCTgaggcatttcgtcgaacagtTGGGGGACTTTCTCAAAGTTCTGAGAGTTAAGACACGCCGTTAGCAAGGCGTTGAAGGAGACAGCTGTCCTCGGCGTCTCGTGCCGACCCATCTCCTCGAAAGCCTTGACGGCGTGATCGAGCATCGAGGCTCTTCCGTAGGATCTGATGAGCGTGGAGTAGAAAGGCTCCTCCTTTATCCTCGGGTCGTCCTTGTGGGACTCGATCAGGGCTTCGATGTCGGAGAATCGGTTGCATTTCGCGAGGCGGCGGACGGTGAGCTCCTGGGCGTAGCGGGAGGAGACGGGGGAGGCGGAGTGGTTGGAGACGTTGGAGTAGATCTCGAGGGCTTTGTCGGGGTCGTGCTGTTTGCGGAGGATGCTCTTCGCTTTGGAGGCGGAGATCTTGGTTGACTCTAGGACGGTGGTCGCGGCATctccggtggtggtggtgaagcGGCGGAGGTGGCGGAGGGAGAGACGGGATGCAGCCATTTTGCAGAGGAGGTGACGAAATGTGGAGAGGGAAGGCACAAAGAGGGAAgctttagggtttaagatttttgcaaaaaaataaaaaaacaaatttattataaattatactaTGGTTTTACAACTGACCATTTTATTTGGTTTATCAAGATTCATGTCTTCTCATCCATCACActgaattattttgtttgaacaaTGTTATTCTATAAtcctttttcatattttattcatttattattttgagaaaaatcctactatataaaagggactaaatcccTACTTTCTAAGCCTTGCCACATGGGCAAAATATTGTGAACCAATCAAAATGCCATGTCATCCGGACTTGagtttgagttaaaaaaaaataagctaTTTTCGGAGCCCATTCGACCCATTTCGAAGCCTAttcccgagccactctctcataagcataatctcgtgttctaaacatcctgtgttaaattttttaaaacactcatatcttagaaatagtttagaaaatatctttatataaatgattttttcttgaataatatttaactataattttttgtatcttcttaacttttataataaaaatattattttcagatagcaacaaaatatatataaaaattatcttatttttcaatttttgataattttattatattattttagaatcaattatttaatattgatataacatataaattttatatgattaaaataaaattcttttttaattatatataaaattcattaagggtattgttttaattaacacattagcgaatcacttagaaattaataataaatcaataacctatctaaaagtctaaaacctaataaaatatgaaaaataagaaaaactaactaaattttaatataaaatagaaatttaatattactaaaataaaatttattttttaatatatatataatattaattaagggtatttttttaattaataaattagtgacttagctaaaaataaataataaatcaatgacttagctaaaacctaataaaaacatgacaaataagcaaatttactaaaattatggataatatgaaatatgattgattctttaatacaaaattaaaataagagttttgttaaatcaaacataagtttgtcgtatcggtgttacaaaaaaaaacaataattaatagtgtcgtaggaattatgtattttccattagcgaataaaattgaagcagaTTGTTGGAGGATATCTCAACGTATAGacgagattatggagattgatatggGAGTTGAAGTAACGGACACAACTGTTCCTCTGCAAAGAAACGCTCTtgctagacatcctggataaaatgaaagagatatatatgaacttggctttgtgttaatggatggtgactttccaatgctgtttggagcaagggccaatatacacgcaccaaatcaccactgcaaacggaagctgaaggtttgctatgagcaatgcaagtgatactgaagtttggacacaaagagatggtctttcaatcaactgtgaacaactggttatactcattcaaaaggaggaagaCTGGCCTGCTTTGGACTCGGAGCTAGACGAAATACATGCTGTATCTAAAtaattttctgaactttctattgcttatattcTTAGAACTTTAAAATTCTGTACGAATAGCCTAGCAAAAGGTGTCCGATCACGCGCATCTTGATcagcttttgtaaacccttttgcaccaagttggctagccccacaagttagcatgagggtgccaaaaaagagaataaagttgaaagtgaaactaaatattccaatgaacaaatttataagaaattcatatttatgtggatgtctatatgggacaaacaattttttttagacaattataAAATGTAGTCACgaaaaatcaatcttaaaatatataattaaaaaaaaccatttaaacaaatcatcaaaattttcaatattacagcaaataagaatataaagaccaactatattctcttcatgtataatgtgttgtggtaagattcaaaaaaattaacttactttacagtaaggaaaaattagatttttaattccaaatttacagtaaaaacataacattttataaaactaaacaattgacataatagtataaaaatataaaaaaaaattaaaatactatccgcgcgtagcgcggacaaggacCTAGTATGAGTATAAAACCaacaattttacattttttacatttgacagttttgtttttttttattatcgtGTTATATAAGTCTACAactaacatttttattaatcttATTAACGATTTAAATCGCACACTAATAGTTTGTAAAAAGTTAATTTTGTGTATTACACTGTTATGAAAGTTTCCAATAAGGAAATTTTTACATTAATCAGATAACTCATAATAAATTGATTTTCCTATGATTCTAGTAgagtataaatataaaaacctcTTGATTAAA
It encodes:
- the LOC103834994 gene encoding pentatricopeptide repeat-containing protein At4g36680, mitochondrial; this translates as MAASRLSLRHLRRFTTTTGDAATTVLESTKISASKAKSILRKQHDPDKALEIYSNVSNHSASPVSSRYAQELTVRRLAKCNRFSDIEALIESHKDDPRIKEEPFYSTLIRSYGRASMLDHAVKAFEEMGRHETPRTAVSFNALLTACLNSQNFEKVPQLFDEMPQRYSTIVPDRVSYGILIKSYCDAGSPEKAIEIMREMEGKRNMEVTTIAFTTILGSLYKNGKVELAESLWNEMVKKGIEFDSAAYNVRLMNAQKEGPERVWELIEEMSVKGLKPDTISYNYLMTAYCEKGMLDEAKKVFEGLKRNRCAPNAATFRTLVFHLCDSGLYEQGYAIFKKSVGMNKIPDFNTLQHLAVGLVRNKKVNDAKGLIRTVKKKFPPSFLNAWKKLEEELGLDTKPDAPSTPA